One stretch of Niallia sp. XMNu-256 DNA includes these proteins:
- a CDS encoding DUF4129 domain-containing transglutaminase family protein produces MKVRINLSFLLLNAFGFLLLLEWIWPIGTLSGTAEIWVFLVFLSLCFILSLFQFPLILNVCIKGLVILLLLHVVYFEGSPLQFDWIPVFVSEMELNLNYIISGNWTAMTHLFRSFLFFILLGFMVYLLHYWLIQSKKIFAFFLLTTIYITVLDTFTPYDASLAIVRTVLIGFVLMGVLTFQRTLNSEKLNFQASTTRKWVISLLVMLVFSASIGYGLPKADPIWPDPFAYIGGMGEGMGATSSKRVGYGVDDSQLGGSLTGDSSVVFKTRVESAHYWKVETKDVYTGKGWVQSQEGAQSVAFSPESTVPITSIIENGAVERIEQTSFVKQVKEYPHIVYPFGVNEIQSGANYRFELDPTIEKFHSFAGTDPLGIPEYSVTFEKPNYSLTALQATKMVQDTNLSEEFIERYTQLPKTLPHRVKELAVELTRGKETWYDKAKAIEQYLQGPEFTYSLQDIAAPSENEDYVDQFLFQSMIGYCNNFSTSMVVLLRSLDIPARWVKGYTEGEYIGYEDGMYEYEVTNNNAHAWVEVYFPLVGWVTFDPTPGFTNPIDYYIDEEESVEEIAANVEMTQPETTDDLDSSEKTDLEGNNRFNLQGYWAKVTSFFSQHIGWLYGFVLLFILAAAYLYKIRAKWLPIYYIRKFKSLDENECFIDAYQILLKQLYRSGLHRKSGQTLRDYAVEIDRHFASNEMTFLTSQYEKYLYGNRLEKGTWSAAKQLWENLIKRSGS; encoded by the coding sequence ATGAAGGTGCGGATTAATCTTTCCTTTCTGTTATTAAACGCCTTTGGTTTTTTACTGCTTTTAGAATGGATTTGGCCGATTGGGACACTTTCGGGAACAGCTGAAATTTGGGTCTTTCTTGTGTTTCTATCTCTCTGCTTTATTTTATCTTTATTTCAATTTCCTTTAATTTTGAATGTATGTATAAAGGGTCTCGTTATTCTCCTGCTATTGCATGTAGTTTATTTTGAGGGAAGTCCTTTACAATTTGACTGGATACCAGTCTTCGTATCTGAAATGGAACTTAATCTTAACTATATAATTTCAGGTAACTGGACAGCAATGACCCATCTATTCCGTAGTTTTCTGTTTTTTATTTTATTAGGATTTATGGTTTACTTGCTTCATTATTGGCTCATTCAAAGTAAAAAAATATTTGCATTTTTTCTATTAACAACGATTTACATTACGGTATTAGATACGTTTACTCCGTATGATGCTAGTTTGGCGATTGTTAGAACGGTGTTGATAGGTTTCGTGTTAATGGGGGTACTGACTTTTCAGCGTACATTAAATAGTGAAAAGTTGAATTTCCAAGCAAGTACAACCAGAAAATGGGTGATTTCGTTACTTGTCATGCTTGTGTTCAGTGCATCAATTGGCTATGGGTTACCAAAGGCAGATCCGATTTGGCCCGATCCTTTTGCTTATATAGGGGGAATGGGTGAAGGGATGGGTGCCACAAGTTCAAAAAGAGTAGGATACGGGGTTGATGATAGTCAGTTGGGTGGTTCTCTGACAGGTGACAGTTCGGTTGTGTTCAAAACAAGAGTAGAGTCTGCACATTATTGGAAGGTTGAAACAAAAGATGTTTATACAGGAAAGGGCTGGGTTCAATCTCAAGAAGGTGCACAATCGGTAGCGTTTTCACCTGAAAGTACAGTGCCGATTACTTCTATTATTGAGAATGGAGCGGTTGAACGAATCGAACAAACCAGCTTTGTGAAGCAAGTTAAAGAATATCCTCATATTGTCTATCCTTTTGGAGTCAATGAGATCCAAAGCGGGGCAAACTATCGTTTTGAACTTGATCCTACCATTGAAAAATTCCACTCGTTTGCGGGTACTGACCCTTTAGGAATACCAGAGTACTCCGTTACATTTGAAAAGCCCAATTATTCGCTGACTGCTCTGCAAGCGACAAAAATGGTTCAGGATACGAATTTAAGTGAGGAATTTATCGAGCGGTATACCCAATTACCTAAGACCCTTCCACATCGGGTAAAAGAGTTAGCTGTGGAATTAACGAGGGGGAAAGAAACATGGTATGACAAAGCAAAAGCGATAGAACAATATTTGCAAGGGCCGGAATTTACCTATAGTTTACAAGACATAGCTGCACCTAGTGAAAATGAGGATTACGTTGATCAATTTTTATTTCAATCCATGATTGGGTATTGCAACAACTTTTCAACTTCTATGGTCGTTTTATTACGGTCATTAGACATTCCGGCAAGATGGGTCAAGGGATATACAGAGGGCGAATATATTGGATACGAAGATGGGATGTATGAATACGAAGTAACAAATAATAATGCCCATGCTTGGGTAGAAGTTTATTTTCCGCTTGTCGGTTGGGTAACTTTTGATCCTACGCCAGGATTCACAAATCCCATTGATTATTATATTGATGAAGAGGAGTCAGTAGAGGAGATTGCTGCAAATGTCGAAATGACTCAACCCGAAACGACAGATGATCTGGATTCAAGTGAGAAAACAGACTTAGAAGGAAATAACCGATTTAATCTACAAGGTTATTGGGCGAAGGTGACTAGCTTTTTCTCCCAGCATATCGGCTGGCTATATGGATTTGTTTTACTCTTCATCTTGGCTGCTGCCTATTTATATAAAATTCGAGCCAAATGGCTACCAATATATTATATAAGGAAATTTAAGAGTTTAGACGAAAATGAATGCTTTATCGACGCCTATCAAATCTTACTGAAGCAATTATACCGTTCGGGTTTGCATCGGAAATCTGGACAAACATTAAGAGATTATGCGGTTGAAATTGATCGGCATTTTGCTTCAAATGAAATGACTTTCCTAACCAGTCAATACGAAAAATATTTGTATGGAAATCGCCTTGAGAAAGGGACGTGGAGTGCCGCGAAACAATTGTGGGAAAATTTAATAAAAAGGTCAGGATCTTGA
- the guaA gene encoding glutamine-hydrolyzing GMP synthase → MMGKAMLENQEMIVVLDFGSQYNQLITRRIRDFGVYSELHPHTITAEEIKKMNPKGIIFSGGPNSVYDENAFGCDEAIFDLGLPILGICYGMQLMTKHFNGKVEPASQREYGKADIEVKNESALFKGLPTEQVVWMSHGDLVVEAPEGFSVDATSPSCLISSMSNESKKLYAVQFHPEVQHSVHGFDLLKNFAFNVCGCKGDWSMANFIEIEIEKIRQTVGDKQVLCALSGGVDSSVVAVLIHKAIGDQLTCIFVDHGLLRKGEAEGVMKTLAEGFQMNVIKVDAKDRFLSKLEGVSDPEKKRKIIGNEFIYVFDDEATKLKGIEFLAQGTLYTDIIESGTATAQTIKSHHNVGGLPEDMQFKLIEPLNTLFKDEVRALGTQLGMPDEIVWRQPFPGPGLGIRVLGEITEDKLEIVRESDFILREEIKKAGLERDIWQYFTVLPNIRSVGVMGDARTYDHTIGIRAVTSIDGMTSDWARIPWDVLEKISTRIVNEVPHVNRVVYDITSKPPATIEWE, encoded by the coding sequence CTGATGGGGAAAGCAATGCTTGAGAATCAAGAAATGATCGTTGTTCTTGACTTTGGAAGTCAATATAATCAACTAATTACAAGAAGAATTCGGGATTTTGGGGTGTATAGTGAGTTACATCCACATACGATTACAGCTGAGGAAATTAAGAAAATGAATCCAAAAGGAATCATTTTCTCTGGCGGCCCAAACAGTGTTTATGATGAAAATGCGTTTGGCTGTGATGAAGCCATTTTTGACTTAGGCTTACCTATTTTGGGAATTTGCTATGGAATGCAATTAATGACTAAGCATTTTAATGGAAAGGTAGAACCTGCTTCACAACGTGAGTACGGAAAAGCCGATATTGAAGTTAAAAACGAATCAGCTTTATTCAAAGGATTGCCAACAGAACAAGTTGTTTGGATGAGTCATGGAGATCTAGTGGTTGAAGCACCGGAAGGCTTTTCGGTAGATGCTACAAGTCCATCATGTCTAATTTCATCAATGAGCAATGAGTCGAAAAAGCTTTATGCCGTTCAATTCCATCCAGAGGTACAACATTCTGTGCATGGATTTGACCTGTTGAAAAACTTTGCCTTCAATGTCTGTGGTTGTAAAGGCGATTGGTCAATGGCAAACTTTATTGAAATTGAAATTGAAAAAATTCGTCAAACCGTTGGTGATAAACAGGTTCTTTGTGCCTTAAGTGGCGGCGTCGATTCTTCTGTTGTAGCGGTATTAATTCATAAGGCAATCGGTGACCAATTAACATGTATCTTTGTTGATCATGGCTTATTGCGTAAAGGGGAAGCCGAAGGTGTGATGAAAACTTTGGCAGAAGGATTCCAAATGAATGTCATTAAAGTCGATGCAAAAGATCGTTTCCTTTCAAAATTAGAGGGTGTAAGCGATCCGGAGAAAAAACGGAAAATCATTGGAAATGAATTCATTTATGTATTTGATGATGAAGCAACGAAGCTAAAAGGAATCGAATTCCTTGCTCAAGGTACACTGTATACAGATATTATTGAAAGTGGTACAGCAACTGCCCAAACGATCAAATCTCACCATAATGTTGGCGGCTTGCCGGAAGATATGCAGTTTAAATTAATTGAGCCACTTAACACATTATTTAAAGATGAGGTTCGTGCATTAGGTACACAACTAGGCATGCCGGATGAAATCGTTTGGCGTCAGCCATTCCCAGGACCAGGGTTAGGGATTCGTGTGCTTGGTGAAATTACAGAAGATAAATTAGAAATCGTTCGTGAATCAGACTTTATTTTACGAGAAGAAATCAAAAAAGCTGGCTTAGAGCGGGACATTTGGCAATACTTCACAGTTCTGCCAAACATTCGCAGTGTTGGTGTGATGGGGGATGCCCGTACGTATGATCACACGATTGGAATTCGTGCGGTCACATCCATTGATGGAATGACGTCTGATTGGGCTCGAATTCCATGGGATGTTCTAGAAAAAATCTCAACTCGAATTGTCAACGAAGTTCCACATGTTAACCGTGTTGTTTATGACATTACAAGTAAGCCACCAGCAACGATTGAGTGGGAATAA
- a CDS encoding NCS2 family permease, with protein sequence MKKYFQFEELGTNYRREIIGGLTTFLAMAYILVVNPITLTLQDIPDLPEHLRMDYGAVFAATALSAALGCIIMGLVGRYPLALAPGLGLNAFFAYGVVLGTGAPWQHALATVFVSSMIFLLLTLTGLREKLINAIPIELKHAVGAGIGLFITFVGLQSSGIIVNNEATLVGIGDLTQPNTLLSIFGIIVTVILMTRGVKGGVFFGMIITIIVGMIFGLIETPTKIVDKVPSLEPTFGAVFTAFGDPSFYTTAMIGIILTFLFVDFFDNAGTLVAVANQAGFVKDNKLPRAGKALLSDSIASVAGSILGTSTVTSYVESSTGVAAGARTGFASLVTAACFLLSLFFFPLLQVVTSYVTAPALIIVGVLMVSSLGDINWRDFAVAVPAFLTMTLMPLTYSIATGIAVGFIFYPITMIVTGRRKEINPIMYIFFIIFVLYFIFK encoded by the coding sequence ATGAAGAAATATTTTCAGTTTGAAGAGTTAGGAACGAACTATCGTCGCGAAATCATTGGTGGTTTAACAACGTTCCTAGCGATGGCTTATATTTTAGTTGTAAATCCTATTACATTAACATTGCAAGATATACCTGATTTGCCAGAGCATTTAAGAATGGACTATGGTGCGGTATTTGCAGCGACAGCATTGTCTGCTGCTCTTGGTTGTATTATTATGGGCTTGGTCGGTAGATACCCATTGGCTCTTGCGCCAGGTCTTGGATTAAACGCATTCTTTGCATACGGGGTGGTTTTAGGAACTGGAGCCCCTTGGCAGCATGCTTTAGCAACTGTATTTGTTTCAAGTATGATCTTTTTACTTTTAACGTTAACCGGATTGCGTGAAAAATTAATTAACGCGATTCCGATCGAATTAAAACATGCGGTTGGGGCCGGTATTGGTTTATTCATTACGTTTGTCGGACTACAATCCTCTGGGATTATTGTTAATAATGAAGCAACGTTAGTTGGAATTGGTGATCTTACCCAACCAAATACACTCCTGTCTATATTTGGAATCATCGTAACTGTTATTTTAATGACGAGAGGGGTTAAAGGTGGCGTATTTTTTGGGATGATCATTACCATTATTGTAGGAATGATCTTTGGGTTGATTGAAACACCTACCAAAATTGTAGATAAAGTGCCTAGTTTAGAACCAACCTTCGGAGCGGTATTTACTGCATTTGGAGATCCTTCGTTCTACACAACAGCCATGATTGGAATTATCCTTACGTTTCTATTCGTAGATTTCTTTGATAACGCGGGAACGTTAGTAGCAGTTGCAAACCAGGCGGGGTTTGTGAAAGATAACAAACTTCCTCGTGCGGGAAAAGCTTTATTATCTGACTCGATTGCATCGGTTGCTGGCTCGATTCTAGGTACATCAACTGTAACATCCTATGTAGAGTCTTCAACAGGGGTTGCAGCTGGGGCAAGAACAGGTTTTGCTTCGCTCGTAACAGCAGCATGTTTCTTATTGTCGTTATTCTTTTTCCCACTCTTGCAGGTTGTTACATCCTATGTAACAGCACCTGCACTTATTATTGTTGGAGTATTAATGGTTTCTTCATTAGGAGACATTAATTGGAGAGATTTCGCAGTTGCAGTACCAGCCTTTTTGACAATGACGCTTATGCCTCTAACTTACAGTATTGCAACCGGGATCGCGGTAGGTTTTATTTTCTATCCTATTACGATGATTGTTACAGGTCGCCGTAAAGAAATTAACCCAATCATGTATATATTCTTTATTATATTTGTATTATATTTTATTTTTAAATAG
- a CDS encoding NETI motif-containing protein has protein sequence MSKKKIYEVEEHETVSDCLERMNKDGYMPVKRIEKPVFQEKVEAGQVTYEPVGRKITFEARNVE, from the coding sequence ATGAGTAAGAAAAAAATTTACGAAGTTGAAGAGCATGAAACGGTCAGCGATTGCTTAGAACGTATGAATAAGGACGGGTATATGCCCGTTAAGAGAATTGAAAAGCCTGTTTTTCAAGAAAAAGTAGAAGCAGGACAAGTGACCTACGAGCCAGTAGGAAGGAAAATTACCTTTGAGGCAAGAAATGTAGAGTAG
- the purE gene encoding 5-(carboxyamino)imidazole ribonucleotide mutase, protein MKALVGVIMGSQSDWETMKNACEMLDMLEVPYEKKVVSAHRTPDLMFQYAEEARNKGLKVIIAGAGGAAHLPGMVAAKTTLPVIGVPVQSRALNGLDSLLSIVQMPGGVPVATVAIGTAGAKNAGLLAAQILSAFDESLAEKLENYRYEMKKAALESSDQLV, encoded by the coding sequence ATGAAGGCTCTAGTTGGAGTCATTATGGGAAGTCAATCAGACTGGGAAACGATGAAAAATGCTTGTGAAATGCTTGATATGTTGGAAGTTCCCTATGAAAAGAAGGTTGTCTCAGCGCATCGTACTCCAGACTTGATGTTTCAATATGCAGAGGAAGCGAGAAATAAGGGACTGAAGGTAATTATTGCTGGAGCAGGAGGTGCCGCTCATCTTCCGGGTATGGTTGCGGCAAAGACAACACTACCAGTAATCGGAGTTCCTGTTCAATCAAGGGCCTTAAACGGATTGGACTCTCTCTTATCCATTGTTCAAATGCCTGGGGGTGTCCCTGTTGCAACAGTTGCCATCGGAACAGCCGGTGCAAAAAATGCAGGATTATTAGCGGCACAAATCCTTAGCGCATTTGATGAAAGTTTAGCTGAAAAGTTGGAAAACTATCGATATGAAATGAAAAAAGCAGCTTTAGAAAGTAGTGATCAACTTGTCTAA
- the purK gene encoding 5-(carboxyamino)imidazole ribonucleotide synthase, whose translation MSNKVILPGQTIGIIGGGQLGRMFALAAKAQGYRIAVLDPTEDCPCAQVADITIIGPYSDTNSLQKLAQVSDVITYEFENIDANGLRWLSENAYVPQGVKLLEVTQNRVTEKQAVVDAGVEVAPYRVIENEEDIINGLNELGHPAVLKTARGGYDGKGQYVIHHQDEVKEAAKLLDSGICVLEKWVPFEKEISVIVCRNARGETAIFPVGENIHRENILHETIVPARISEDAKEKAVEVAKKLSQHFQLVGILAVEMFLTKDGIYVNELAPRPHNSGHYSIEACETSQFEQHVRSVCNLPLGSTELLKPVVMVNILGEHMEKIIESVPEKKDWKIHLYGKKEAKVKRKMGHVTLLRSTVEEALTEIEDSKIF comes from the coding sequence TTGTCTAATAAAGTCATTTTACCAGGACAAACAATCGGTATCATTGGTGGCGGGCAACTCGGGAGAATGTTTGCTTTGGCGGCAAAGGCACAAGGTTATCGGATTGCCGTTCTTGATCCAACAGAGGATTGTCCGTGTGCACAGGTCGCGGACATTACGATCATTGGTCCATACAGTGATACAAACTCACTCCAAAAGTTGGCCCAAGTCAGCGATGTTATCACCTATGAATTTGAGAATATCGATGCCAATGGGCTTCGTTGGCTAAGTGAAAATGCCTATGTCCCACAAGGGGTCAAATTACTAGAAGTCACTCAAAATCGGGTGACGGAAAAACAAGCGGTTGTTGATGCAGGGGTAGAGGTAGCTCCATATAGAGTTATAGAGAATGAAGAAGATATAATTAACGGTCTAAACGAGTTAGGACACCCTGCCGTGCTAAAAACAGCTCGTGGTGGTTATGATGGCAAGGGACAATACGTCATTCACCATCAAGATGAGGTCAAGGAAGCCGCGAAACTATTAGATTCAGGTATTTGTGTTTTGGAAAAATGGGTTCCCTTTGAAAAGGAAATCTCTGTCATTGTATGTCGAAATGCGAGAGGCGAAACAGCTATTTTTCCAGTAGGTGAAAATATTCATCGGGAGAATATTTTACACGAAACGATCGTACCTGCTCGAATTAGTGAGGATGCTAAGGAAAAGGCAGTAGAAGTAGCTAAAAAACTTTCTCAACATTTTCAATTGGTTGGTATTTTGGCAGTGGAAATGTTCTTAACAAAAGATGGGATTTACGTGAATGAATTGGCACCAAGGCCGCATAATTCAGGCCATTATTCAATTGAGGCTTGTGAGACTTCTCAATTTGAACAGCATGTCCGTTCCGTTTGTAACCTTCCATTAGGCAGCACTGAACTTCTAAAGCCAGTTGTCATGGTTAACATCCTAGGGGAACATATGGAGAAAATCATCGAAAGTGTTCCAGAGAAAAAGGATTGGAAAATACATTTATATGGTAAAAAAGAAGCAAAAGTAAAGCGGAAAATGGGACATGTAACATTGCTACGTTCAACAGTTGAAGAGGCCCTAACGGAAATAGAAGATAGTAAAATATTTTAG
- a CDS encoding AIR synthase-related protein codes for MILVVEKKHQKAVLEAIRAGFVQSAQDLAEGGLGVALAESAFGTGLGERLKPLAMR; via the coding sequence TTGATCTTAGTTGTAGAGAAAAAACATCAAAAGGCTGTTCTTGAAGCAATTAGGGCTGGTTTTGTTCAATCGGCTCAAGATTTAGCTGAAGGTGGACTAGGTGTTGCTTTAGCTGAAAGTGCATTTGGTACAGGTCTAGGCGAAAGGTTAAAACCACTGGCAATGCGGTAA